One Actinospica robiniae DSM 44927 genomic region harbors:
- a CDS encoding TetR/AcrR family transcriptional regulator, which yields MRSQGKRAASTAATRRALIDAARELLAEGPWSGFTLEAVAGRAGVTRVTVYNQVASKAGLLDAVLTELTERAGMDRLLSSTQEMTPQQALNFVIEHTCRFWHTERAVLRPLFAHAAIDADIAANLARREQWRTDQFDALLGRMLTADHHQAVLPRDAVLAGMRAVTSFPAYDALGGLADEPDMAARLIIHLLSSLIG from the coding sequence GTGCGCAGTCAGGGAAAGCGGGCCGCCTCGACCGCCGCGACCCGTCGGGCCTTGATCGATGCGGCGCGGGAACTGCTGGCCGAGGGGCCGTGGAGCGGGTTCACCCTCGAAGCGGTGGCGGGCAGGGCGGGGGTGACGCGGGTGACCGTGTACAACCAGGTCGCTTCCAAGGCTGGCCTGCTCGACGCGGTCCTGACGGAACTGACCGAGCGGGCCGGCATGGATCGGCTGCTGAGCAGCACGCAGGAGATGACTCCGCAGCAGGCGCTGAACTTCGTCATCGAGCACACCTGCCGGTTCTGGCACACCGAACGCGCGGTACTGCGCCCGCTGTTCGCGCACGCCGCGATCGACGCGGATATCGCCGCGAATCTCGCCCGGCGCGAGCAGTGGCGAACCGACCAATTCGATGCGCTGCTCGGCCGAATGTTGACGGCGGACCACCACCAGGCTGTGCTGCCGCGCGACGCCGTTCTGGCGGGTATGCGGGCCGTGACGTCGTTTCCCGCCTACGACGCACTGGGAGGCCTGGCGGACGAACCAGACATGGCAGCCCGACTCATCATCCACTTGCTGAGTAGTCTGATTGGATGA
- a CDS encoding HNH endonuclease signature motif containing protein: protein MDELAERMLERAQAAEAKDGKAAEQMLAETAEIGRTSQAYQGRMLTMLAQIQRVGAVPGGLDTWIATHLDVTRGTAIGIARQAKTLGTMPQLAAPLASGTLGPATINALTRTARATRHEDQPTRLHAMTQTLTVARTSGPDAAKRHVRILEETLTPGRAEQDLAMARARSYLRLTPTDSGMCRIEGLLDPERATILRATIDQTVSAFLRARQYDHTALAPDDIVTTEQLQAEALTRLAQTYTTTSPATRDHIPFTSQTLYYTPLNPTTDAGLTETVYGDLLPRTILPPPGTPGTHLIEYDEDGQPVRLDGQPLDHNPEARLADPAQRTALAWRDRTCTHPGCHRPPTYALHAHHRTPHSLRGPTTLRNLTLLCAAHHTLTHLNQKTTPQPPNTTP from the coding sequence ATGGACGAGCTCGCCGAGCGGATGCTGGAACGGGCCCAGGCAGCCGAAGCGAAGGACGGCAAGGCCGCAGAACAGATGCTGGCCGAGACCGCCGAGATCGGCCGGACAAGCCAGGCGTATCAGGGCCGGATGCTCACGATGCTCGCCCAGATCCAGCGCGTCGGCGCGGTCCCCGGCGGCCTCGACACCTGGATCGCCACCCACCTCGACGTCACCCGCGGCACCGCGATCGGCATCGCCCGCCAAGCCAAAACCCTCGGCACAATGCCGCAACTCGCCGCACCCCTCGCCTCCGGCACACTCGGCCCCGCCACCATCAACGCCCTCACCCGAACCGCCCGCGCAACCCGCCACGAAGACCAACCCACCCGACTCCACGCCATGACCCAAACCCTCACCGTCGCCCGAACCAGCGGCCCAGACGCAGCCAAACGCCACGTCCGCATCCTCGAAGAAACCCTCACCCCCGGCCGCGCTGAGCAGGACCTCGCCATGGCACGCGCACGCAGCTACCTCCGCCTGACCCCCACCGACTCCGGCATGTGCCGCATCGAAGGCCTCCTCGACCCCGAACGCGCCACCATCCTGCGAGCCACCATCGACCAGACCGTCTCCGCATTCCTCCGCGCCCGCCAATACGACCACACCGCCCTCGCCCCCGACGACATCGTCACCACCGAACAACTCCAAGCCGAAGCCCTCACCCGCCTCGCCCAGACCTACACCACCACCAGCCCCGCCACCCGCGACCACATCCCCTTCACCTCACAAACCCTCTACTACACCCCCCTCAACCCCACCACCGACGCCGGCCTCACTGAAACCGTCTACGGCGACCTCCTACCCCGCACGATCCTGCCCCCGCCGGGAACGCCCGGCACCCACCTCATCGAATACGACGAAGACGGCCAACCCGTCCGCCTCGACGGACAACCACTCGACCACAACCCCGAAGCCCGCCTCGCCGACCCCGCCCAACGCACCGCACTCGCCTGGCGCGACCGCACCTGCACCCACCCCGGCTGCCACCGACCCCCCACCTACGCCCTCCACGCCCACCACCGCACCCCCCACAGCCTCCGAGGACCCACCACCCTCCGCAACCTCACCCTCCTGTGCGCCGCCCACCACACCCTCACCCACCTCAACCAGAAAACAACACCCCAGCCACCCAACACAACACCATGA
- a CDS encoding MFS transporter, which produces MASLALGAPYRRLWSATLLSNLGDGVRSAAFPLLAASLTHDPISISAMAVAAQLPGILLALPAGSLADRFERRRLVIAADAIRLAFLLGLIGLIASGWATMSVLYVVVFVSGATDVVRATAASTLVPSIVPLEHLDRANGRLVTAEIAGNEFIGPPLGGFLFGIALVLPFAINGGTLAIAVALVACIPALLQTPEQAAAATAGSPQEPTGGGLQWLRRHRDFWPVPATSAALAMTDSAWFTLLVLYVQQVLHLSAAWYGILLGVGAVGGLSGGFFAAALTRRIGPRITTMACLGLAAAGQLALATTSSVILTAAVLATSSMAFAIWNVQARTTIQRTVPTHLLGRVISINRAVITAASLAGAGLGGITASRLGLHAPFLLGVPVLIVAGALIATSRTTSAN; this is translated from the coding sequence ATGGCGTCACTGGCGCTGGGCGCACCGTATAGGCGGCTATGGTCGGCCACGCTGCTATCCAACCTGGGCGACGGAGTCCGCTCAGCGGCATTTCCGCTCCTAGCGGCGAGCTTGACCCACGACCCGATATCGATCTCCGCTATGGCCGTCGCCGCTCAGCTTCCCGGCATCCTCCTGGCGTTGCCGGCCGGATCGCTGGCCGACCGCTTCGAGCGTCGCCGCCTAGTTATCGCGGCCGACGCCATCCGGCTCGCCTTCCTGCTGGGACTCATCGGCCTTATCGCCTCCGGCTGGGCGACGATGAGCGTCTTGTACGTCGTCGTATTCGTCTCCGGTGCCACCGACGTAGTCCGCGCCACCGCCGCCAGCACCCTGGTGCCGTCCATCGTGCCGCTCGAGCATTTGGACCGCGCCAACGGCCGACTGGTCACCGCCGAGATCGCCGGCAACGAGTTCATCGGACCACCGCTGGGCGGCTTCCTGTTCGGCATCGCACTGGTACTGCCGTTCGCCATCAACGGTGGAACGCTGGCAATCGCAGTCGCCCTCGTCGCCTGCATCCCCGCGCTCCTTCAAACCCCCGAACAGGCAGCCGCGGCCACAGCCGGATCCCCCCAAGAACCGACCGGCGGCGGCCTGCAGTGGCTACGCAGACACCGCGACTTCTGGCCGGTCCCCGCGACCAGCGCCGCGCTGGCCATGACCGACAGCGCCTGGTTCACCCTTCTCGTGCTCTACGTCCAACAGGTCTTGCATCTCAGCGCCGCCTGGTACGGAATACTCCTCGGCGTAGGAGCCGTCGGCGGCCTCAGCGGCGGATTCTTCGCCGCCGCCCTCACGCGGCGCATCGGACCGAGAATCACCACGATGGCCTGCCTGGGACTGGCCGCGGCCGGCCAACTGGCTCTGGCCACCACGAGCTCTGTGATCCTCACAGCCGCCGTCCTGGCCACCAGCAGCATGGCCTTCGCCATCTGGAACGTGCAGGCGCGAACGACCATCCAACGCACCGTGCCCACGCATCTGCTGGGGCGAGTGATCAGCATCAACCGCGCCGTCATCACCGCGGCCTCCCTCGCCGGAGCCGGCCTCGGCGGCATCACCGCGAGCCGCCTCGGACTCCACGCCCCGTTCCTCCTCGGAGTACCGGTCTTGATCGTCGCCGGCGCTCTCATCGCCACAAGCCGTACGACCTCCGCCAACTAA
- a CDS encoding AAA family ATPase, with protein MTTTQTQPDSDAGARVLIEFGGLPGTGKSTLARHLALRSGAVLLRVDEIEAAMRRNGLTPEQTGVAAYSVAHDLAASHLRRGMTVIADAVNPVEAARAGWRNLARECGARHLIIETQCPDPAEHRNRVERRATSPADDELPGWSHPTWPEVQLRAEEYQPRFYNRLVVDTTASVDECHELVAQYVGL; from the coding sequence ATGACGACGACCCAGACCCAGCCGGACTCCGACGCCGGCGCCCGCGTGCTCATCGAGTTCGGCGGGCTGCCCGGCACCGGCAAGTCCACCCTCGCCCGGCATCTGGCCCTACGCAGCGGCGCCGTACTGCTGCGGGTGGACGAGATCGAGGCGGCCATGCGTCGCAACGGCTTGACCCCCGAGCAGACCGGCGTCGCCGCCTACAGCGTCGCGCACGATCTGGCAGCCAGCCACCTGCGCCGCGGCATGACCGTCATCGCGGACGCCGTCAACCCAGTCGAGGCGGCCCGGGCCGGCTGGCGGAACCTGGCCCGCGAATGCGGAGCCCGTCATCTGATCATCGAGACCCAGTGCCCGGACCCCGCCGAACACCGAAACCGTGTCGAGCGCCGCGCCACGTCTCCCGCCGACGACGAGCTGCCCGGCTGGTCCCACCCGACGTGGCCGGAAGTACAACTCCGCGCCGAGGAATACCAACCACGCTTCTACAACCGACTCGTGGTCGACACCACGGCCTCCGTAGACGAGTGTCACGAGCTGGTCGCACAGTACGTGGGCCTATGA